From the genome of Magnolia sinica isolate HGM2019 chromosome 12, MsV1, whole genome shotgun sequence:
TTGGCACATCATCCACTCGTTGAAGGTGTTTACCTGAATTCATGATTATTCTGCCTAAGCTCGTGCCTGCTCTACTTGAGTTGTTCGTTACTCCACAATATGTTGGATTCTCATCTGCATAGCGCATAGCCCAAATTTATATTATCTCCAGAGGATCCCTTCGAGATGAGGATGCCCATTCCTGGTTTGAAGGATTCTGCATTGAGTTTGATAGCAAACCCTGGAGTTCAAGTGCTGGTTGCACCTACACCTCCCTAAGTGGAGAAGGTTTCAGCTCATATCTTCACAATTGGATAATTATTCAAACTTATGTAGCACCGGTATGTTTACCAAATTAGGTGTCCCATCGGACGTGTCAAAAGTTGTTGGTGTCTCGGATACATAATTCGGTCacatgtgatgtgtgtgggcatgCCAAAATCGACCGTGTGATTTGATTCCAACCGAACAACTTTGACCCCCAAATACCAAAATAGGCAGATATGTCAAAATTGACCCTATATGACCGAGATCTGAGAAGAACggtcgcctattcaaccacttgcaaGATGTTTAAAATGATCAGACGATTATTAGAGGATATGATTCGTCCTTCGAAAATGGGTTACACCTTGCCTTCCATACGAAATTACTTTAaattataaagaaaaacaaaaagaaaacacttACAGTCAACCACAAAAGAATAACCACAAAGCACCGAATTACATCTTGCGAgtatgagcgtagacttggattacagctATGAATTATAGCTACtggattaccgctactcctaaCGTAGGATTAGACTATTAGTTAGTATAAGACTATTTATGTAAAAGAATATAAAGAATAATTGATAAATTGATTTGTTTATATAGAATTTCTTGATATAGCTACGTGGATGCTTCTTTCCATGGATTGGTTATAGCAATTGCTACAGCAATACTTTACATTTCAATCTCTTTTTACCACCTCTCCCAATTACCGCTTCAGCACTGTTTTTCTTTTGATCACGTTACATTTTTCACTGTTCGGCCACGCTCTAACTCAGCATACTTATGTATCGGGTGTATCATGCAACCAATGCTGGCTGCTATCTTCGCGTGGGTGCATAAAATATCTCCAGATCTCATGACACGCATCCTGTCATAATTTGCTGTTCCAGGGATGGCCAAAATACGGTACAGCACATCCAATACTTAATATTGATGTAGGTCTGTCATCAGGTGGGAACCAGGCAAGGCTGCTGCCAGAGTCCCATTCGCTTACCGTTTGGGCCTGAAGTTAGGCCCAGCCGCCTCCATTTGGGCCTAAAAGTTACTCCTAGTCTGGCCATAGCTGACGTAAATgcgttaggtttttttttttttttttttttttcatgccagCACATGTGacaggacgcggattgggtactacctcgtCCCGAGCTCGGCACGAggaggggcccatcgtgatgtgtgggttttatccacaccgttcatccaatttttcatatcatttaaggtTAAAAACCTAAATGTGAGTTAGATCTAAAGGTAAAGTAGACCAAAAAGTGAGGATTaaactcctaccgttgaaaacttcttgctaccataggagttttggatcaagctaatatttttggttTCTCTTAATCGAGGCCTATGTGACCTTACGAAGAGGtgggatatcaaataaacatcaatgtgggccctgggaaaatttcaacagtggatgtcattatcacagctgctttttgtggtgtggtccacttgatcgttagatctacCTAAATTTTGGTCTCGtagtcttaaaatgatatggaaaaatgtatggacggtgtggataaacccataaaTCAAGGTGACCCCCTCAGAACCCCTCCCTGTGCCGAGCTCGGGTCATACGCGTGTAGTACCCAATCCGGGTCCCATGTGACGTCAAAACTCAGTCAATCCCACGCGAGCAACTACAAACCGCCTCTTCAATTTCtcgtgatattttgaaaaagtgtGAGAAATCGCATACTCTCTAGTCGTCCTAGGTGGACCTGGACCCACCGGTCCAATGCTTTCCGGGAGTTAGCAAACCTCGGCAGAAACAAAAAAGTTCGCAGGCGACCTTGTATAGTTACTCCAACGTACGTCCCTTTCCCACCAATACATCTATAACATCCTAGCCATTAAAAACGTGCAATCCATCATAAAAATTATccaacatgaaaatcaagacAGTCCATTCATCAAATGAATTAAACTACCAAAATCACCGTACAGTTAATAATCCAACTCAAATGCCTATATGGCCCAACTAATAAATCATTTCTTCCAATTTTTTCCACACTTCATCTTCATTGTATGATCCATATCTttaacggattggattttccacCAAAATGCCACATTtagcagaaaataaaaagaagttGTATGTTAATATTCAAATACAACATTGCACACAAACACCTTTCCTTGAAAGTCCTGCTCGCTCTATAAATAAATGAACGTAGACGACTCCTATCATCCTAGGTTGTTATTTGGTCATCTTTTCTAAAATTCCTcaaattttcgaaaaaaaaagaaaaaaaaaaagaaaaagaaaccaagctatggaagaagagagggGAGCTCAAGCTCAATTGTGGAAGCACATCTATGGCTTTGCCGACTCGCTAACACTCAAGTGCGCAATCGATCTCGGTATCGCAGATATCATCCACAAGCACGGTGGGCCCATGACCCTACAAGAGCTAGCGTCAGCTCTCCCAATCCCAACCGTTAACATAGACCACTTCTATCGGATCATGCGGTACTTGGTCCACATGAAACTTTTCAATCTCATCATCGACGGTGAGAAGAAGTACACGCTAACGCCAGCCTCGAAACTCCTACTGAAAGACCAAGACAAGAGCCTGGCGTCGTTCGCATTGCTACAATACTATGAAATGGGAGCATGGAACTACCTAAGTGCTGCTGTCGAAGGGAAGACGACGCCGTGGGAGAAATTTCATGGTGTGAGCTATAGGGATTACTTTGAAAAAGACAAGAAAGCGAACCAGCTGCTAAGTGATGCCATGACGAGCCATACAAGCATGGTGACTGCTGCGCTCGTGAGGGGTTGCCAGAGCAGTGGCATACTCGACGGCGTGCGGTCGCTTATAGATGTTGGTGGGAGCACAGGCGTGGCGGCAAGGGCGATCGCTAAGGCTTTTCCGTATATTAAGTGTGCTGTTTTCGATCTCCCTCATGTTATAGCTACCGCACCGGAGTGTGCTGAGGTCGAACGCATTAAAGGCGACATGTTTGCTTCTATTCCGAAGACAGATGTTGTCTTCATGAAGGTATGAGCGCTCTCTGAagagcgctctctctctctctctctctctctctctctctctctctctctctctctctctctctctctatttggtTGGGTTTACACGTATGTATGTGTGTGCCTGCACGTGTGTTCATGTGCATACTTGCGTTAAAAAGAAATTGATCGAAGTAACCCTTATGGTCTGTTTGGGTGTCACTTAAAAATGCGTTATTCTTATTGAATTAACTAAAATGGGATAAACTTATTTTTAAGTGGTAGCCAAACAGGCATTACATATATCCTCTCTCGCTAACAATATGATCAGCTGCAGGTAAGGTACCACAACAAGCCACTTGTGTAGGATATCAATACCATTGAATCTGTAGGCCCCTGATTGAATGAAGATCACATGAGATTGAAATCAGGAGGGCCACCCTATTGGAATCAATGAACAATCGGCAGTTTGATTCAACATACAAGCGTAGCCCACCTGGTGATGGTAAAACCTGATTTTCGACGGTGatcttcacggtggggcccataatttCATGGCACTGATTTTCTGAAAAGTTGGTATTTTGGGAGAAGAGAAATGGTTTGTTGGTAGGTCATCAGTCCTCTAgaatttgtgtggggcccatttgggtcaCGTCTCGCGAATATCCTGAATGGGAAAGGATTAGGTGCGTGCCTCGAATCACCCAACACGGTACGGTCCTGATCGTGGGGCCCGCTTTGATGTATCTATTGTATATCCACCCCGTCAATCTGgtttctggctcattttaggtAATCGACCCAGAAATGAAGCTGCAGATCCACTCTCagatcgaccacaccacaggaaacagtggtgattcaatgcccaccattaaaaactaccttggcccaatgtaatgttcatttccatccaacctgtttatgaggtcatataaacctagacgaatggaaaaacaaatatcagcttgatccaaaacttgaagcacacaaattttattttttttttagtcaATCGcctctatttcctgtgatgtggtccacctgagatttggatatgcttcatattttttattatctcatagaatgagattttaaaacggatgcacggtgtggatatacaatacatatatcaaggtggccccacagtccgtgctgcacctaatctgctcccctccTGAACATTCTCCAGGAACAGTGATAATTCAGCTGGACAAACCAGGCGGCTGCTTTGTTCTTTCTTTTGTCCTCGATAAGACCTTCTTTGTCTCCTCTCCTTATTGTAATTCTAGGCCTGCTTTGTTCTTTCTTATTGTCCTCGATAAGACCTTCTTTGTCTCCTCTCCTTATGACCTTCTTTGTCTCCTCTCCTTATTGTAATTCTAGGCCTGCTTTGTTCTTTCTTATTGTCCTCGATAAGACGTTCTTTGACTCCTCTCCTTATTGTAATTCTAGGCCTGCTTTGTTCTTTCTTATTGTCCTCGAGAAGACCTTCTTTGTCTCCTCTCCTTATTGTAATTCTAGGCCTTCTCGCTTATGATAAAGAATCTTTCTTGCCTTAAAAAAAGTTTTACAGGTTGCTTTACACCTTGATCATGatgatgggagcggattaggtgcgccccGGCCTCACCGAAAACACACCGGTccttacagtgggacccaccttgatgtgtgtattatatatccacccaggccatccattttgcccgatcattttatggcatgagcgagaaaatgaagcacatccaaatctccggtggaccataccatgagaaacagtggtggtggaacactccaccattaaaagtttctaaGGCCTAACGTAATATTTCAgtaatgtgtgtgtgtatatatatatatatatatcaaaatgctCAACTGCACACCAGTTCATATggaactcgtgtgaacttttttagaactcatcatatgtgatgtaagtccaaaatctgaacagtccacgcgatgcagcaccccatgaaactctgacggcccaacttttaccttggtccaaaactttagtgggccatggaaaaagataACAACACCTGAAAGATAGCTCTATGGTAAGTGCCACACAACAATGATATAGACAGCaatgatatacaatacatacatcaacataGGCTCTATGGTAAGGGCCACACAACAcctgatccatatctcaagtggtagactgagtgaaagataactctgtttcaacattgaggtcttggtaggGGTGGATAACAGTGAAGTGTAACTGATAGTGTTGTGTACTGTTGTATTTTaagttattttaaaataatatagtatttcaaaatatcctacggatgtgtcttttcactgaaagattatatcctttcaaattttgttttgaaaagttgtgtcttttgaagcctaagggtcgcaccacttgggtttaaacccaatagtcacaaccctttgtgaaagggtgtcttcacaaagtttataaatagacttctgattttaagtttttaaatggATTAGAAAATCAGGTTTCCTCTTAAAAAATgtgttcaagtattttctagttcgggttaagactacaagtggtttgagcccgtgtacagtgagtgcaccgctggaactgggtcatagtcgttgtaccctggaggtcgattgctctggaaacctgttgtacttgggacgctgtccaaggggagcaaattcgatttcaagccgagtgactcacgtcacaccTCAACTTATACAAATtgataagttttttaactttcttattttaattttatataatttaaatagttttccaaccatccaatttccaacatgtactaacaagctaataggaaaaaaaaaaaagggccacacATCTTGAGCGAGGCTGAGGCACACACCTtcattaaaaaattgaaaagaataGACAgtacttttcttctcctttgtctTTTCATTAGAAAATTGAAGAGAACGTTCTATGcgtttcttctcctttttcttttcttcggtAAAGGCTTTCGCCTCCTTGTTCTTTATATTTCTGACTCGTTaattggttttttgtttttaatttttttttttattttatttttagccttTTATTAGTGTCTATTTGTAGCTCACCTATCTGATAGCTAACAGCTGTGACTCCACCTTACACCTGGCCCAGTCAACTTAgctagattttgaactgtttcgctGAGAAACTGAGTGCTGCGACTGATTCAGTCGTGACTCGGGAAGTCTTATTGAGTTGATTCAATGAGAGTTGCTGTGACTCAGGTGTTGTTTTATTAAAATAACAAAATGAGAGTGATATTCCAACACGTAATCTCAGCCAGCAGAAGTAGCACTCTTAACTAGTGAGGTATATCCAGCTGCAATTGCTTTATACTACACGTACTTCTTATGCTATATTTAACATTTTTAAATATTTACTAATATTtgtaatattttcaatttataatAAATGAATATCTAGTCGAGTTGGTTGTGTCATTGAGGAAACCTGAATCAGCTGAACATCGAATCAAGTCAAGCTTTTGGATTTTCGAACTATGATTTTATAACTGGGCCACGAGTCAACTCAGAGTGAGTCCTTCGTTATTAAGTCGAGTCGGGACTTGGTGAAGTCAGGGGGTTATTTTTCTAACTAGATTGGAACCGGCCAACTCCAAGTCGACATGGATGAGTCACATGCACTCAGCTTCATCCTGGTTAATCAATGGTTAACATCATCAACCCGATGTGAGTTAAAATTGGGTGGACTGGGTACTACTCCCACCAATATGGAGATAGAGATGGACGGTCATATCAGGGCCTGTACGGGGCTTATaacaatatatatgttttatccacgcgacCCATATATTTTGACCgattatttttgggcatgagctcaaaaattaggcagatcgaaGGCGAGTGAgctacaccacatgaagcagtggggattgtaCTTCTGCCATTTAAAACATCATAATTCCAatgtaatgttcatttgccatatTCCAACATGTTCATATGGTTACATGAACctttatgaagggaaaacataaatatcagctttgatccaaaacttttatgcccttaataagttttcaatgatagggtTTAAATCCCgactacttcatgtggtgtgatccacttgaaccttcaatctgcttcctttttaGTCTCGTggcttaaaattatctttcaaaatagatggacggtgtgaataaaagaTATAGATCATGATGGTCCCACAGAACCCTTAGCATGACCGTCCGTTTCCAGCTACGTCCTAGCGAGGGCAGTACTCAATCCACACCCGTTAAAACTATGGCCATTCcaaaagtagggcccacctgctgatcTGTCAGGATATCGTCTCAATGTGGAgcgcggcttcagtggatccagggattcaccaaggtgggtggatcccGGGGGTGCAGCTTATCATATGCGCCTTACatcccattttgaaagctcattttaaggcatgatcctaaaaatgaagcagatccaaattttaggtggaccacaccatagaaacagtggtgattgaatacccaccattaaaaaatccccGGAATGTTAATTTGCCGTcttaacctgttgataagatcaaaaAGACTTGGATGTAAGTATCAGCTTcccccaaaacttttgtggcccacgagaagtttttaatgactaGTTACCACGTTATTCCTGtgctatggttcacctgagatttcaaTCTAGGTCATTTTTAGGATGATACTCTAAAATGTGCTTtcgaaataaatggacggcatgaatgtaaggtacatacatcaaggtggaccccacagtcagggatccaccaaagccgcgccCCCTGCGTGCAGCCATACAGTTTTTTAGATCAAGAACCCAAAAACTCTATCCTTTTGAAATCTGTTTCTTTTGATGCCTAGCCATGTACATATATACACCGAAGCTTCCTTGTAAAGCGAACATAACAAGTTCTCAATCTGATAgcatatgtggagcccaccatttgtTAATCTGGTGGGCATACACCAAAACCATTTAATCAAAGATCCAACGGTTGCAATACACCTCCTGCAACCCTTTGTAACCATGAATCTAATTGTGTTTCTTTTACACATTGCAGTCTGTCCTTCATGACTGGGATGATGAAGACTGCATCAAGATTCTGAAGAAATGCAAAGAAGCAATACCCGAAAATGGGAAGTTGGTCATCGTCGACATTGTCATGGACGTCCAGTCCACCTACGAGTTCACGGGTGCACGGTTAGGCATGGAAATGGACATGCTCATCACCGTCGGAGGAAAGGAAAGGAGCGAGGAGGAATGGCGAAAGCTCATCGAAACTGCTGGTTACAGCCGGTACAAGATAACGCCAATTGTCGCTATCGAATCGATTATTGAAGTTTTTCCTTAGTTAGGCAAAATTTTCactcttgatcttttcttgtgATAGATACTTTGATGGTGTTTTGCCTTAAGTTCTGAAAAAGATGTTATGGATCTTTGAGCCATGTTTtcagcttgaaataaaatgaaggAAAATTCTCCAAAtctcatgcattgcatgtgtacaaACTTTTCATGTGTTTTATGATATCTAAAAGAGGTGTCATGTCCAATTGGGTGGGCAACtaattttccatctcatttccATCTTGTCATTTTGTTGCAACATCCCGCCATCCAATAGGTTGTCCTCACTGTTTGACGAGGGCATATATGTGATTAATGTGTATGATTAAGACAGTGCACTACATGAAAAAGTCAAAATTTAACAACTTAGAACGGTCGAATTGTTGGTGATTTGACAGACATGGGCGATGAAAATGACCGTCGAAAATTTTAAGGTTGAAAACAAAATTCGGCAACTCAAAACCGCCTTATAGTTTTCGTGGGTCCGGCAGAGTAGGGAAGAAAAACTTGATAGTTCAAAATCGTCGATAACGTCGCCATTTATTTTTTGACAGCTTGGAGGGTGCTGCCGATTATGTTTGTCGGTGAGGGACAAATTCAACAGTTAGAAGATGTCATTCTCGGTTCATTATTTGACAGCTGGAAGCCTTCATTCCGGGCTGAAATTTTTGACTTTCGATGTCCCAGAGCTGTAGAATTTTGTTTgggtatataaataaataaataaataaagccaaCTTCTAGTGAATTTGGAACCTTTGGGCTTTGGCTATGCCTGTAAACTTAATAAAcataatttatattatttaaaatCACTATAATCCTCCGTACACCTAATAAACATACTTTATATAATCTAAAATTActataatttactattttttcgtattcaaatcaaataaaatatagTGCAATTAAAATATACTTAAATTCTGAAAGCTCcttttacaagtgtttgtttaatAAGAAATTATGGCTCGTACATTAGGAGTAAAAAACACTTGTGAAATGAGGGAAAAGAAAATGTAGTCATTACACTTCTATTTTACAAAACTGTCATTTTTTGGGTGATTTATAAGGGGAACAAACAATGTAACAAAATCATCATTACAATTGAATGCATGTAAGATGACAACCACATtacaaaagtaaataaacatGACTCATTTACAATCTTTTATGGTtgtaattggaaaatcaaacaagccctaaatgcAAAGTAAAGGGTCTAACGATGAGAACGCTCAAgtaattacaatttggtcatttttACAAATTAATTAATGCAATTGAATCCAAACCATGCACCCAAATGCAATCGAAAAGATAGGCGATTTCATTTGATGAACAGTAAAAGAATATTGCTGACATTTTATAGTTGAAGTATCAAGATCCTTAAGAATACATCTCATCCCAACCAAATATTTCGCAGAAAGAAAAACCTAAGTAAATGAAAATTCAAGAACACGACATTTCAACAGAAAATTACTAAGATGAAATCATATGTGCTTATGGGTGTTAGTGGACCGGGTTCGggcctgaaaaattaaaattttaaataaggtcggcctgaaacagttcaaaatcccagCCAAGACCTACCCCAATTAGACACCCCACCCCAGGCCAATAAGTTTATTGAGTTTAAACCAATGGATGGTTAatcaaaacctaagcctaaagacctaaaccctaggaaccccaatcctaaaccctaaccctaaaggCCCGAACCAGTGGACTAATATCTAGCATCATAAATAAATGTTGAGTGAATTGATTTCTATAATCATAAGCACATGTTAATTGGACTAATTTCTAACATTATAAATATATGTTAAGTGGACTAATTTGAGCATAGTAAACAAATGTTAAGTGGACTGATTTTTATCATCATAAGCATATgttaattaaattaatttctagcatcataaacacatgttaaGTGAACTAACGTAACACCCCAAAAATATGACACTCGAGTACAGTGACTCAGTTCCCGAATTATGGGATGTTAACCGAATGAGGTTAGGGTCCATTGACACCGACACTGACACTGGGCGCTTGAGTTCGAAGCTCAAGGTACACAAAACCCAAGAGTCACTTAGGAATGCTGCTCGTGGAAAAAATCTCCCACATGGGTACTTAGTCAGATTAACATTTATCTGTTATggaaaataaatcaaagtaacacatatatcaaattcAACGGATATCAAAAGATAAGCATAGATAACTAAAACCATAGAGTGAATGGGCAATCAGCCAAATAAAATGTACAAGTCCAAAGGGGTGCCCATAGGGATAAACACAGAACATAAATAACTCAAAGATGAAATGTATTAATATTAAGGGAAAGCCACAAAAAGAAACTAATGGCTCGAGCTACCAAGCTTGGCCCACTATGGCCTCCCACCATAATCGCCCAACTCTCCTCAATCCAGCTCTAACCTAGCGATGTATCACCGTGCTCCATCTACTTGCATTCATTTTacgattttttttaatttgaaatatgAGTAGCCAAtttattgataaatcctcccaagatTACACAGTGACATATTAATCAGGTATAATTTCATAAAATGCACACCAAAATAGTCATAGTCAATAAtgcatcttatttaaatgcatgggtgTGCATGCACATGTTCTTCGCTTTGGGGATGCATATCCAGTCGGACCAAGAATGGAAGTTTCAAA
Proteins encoded in this window:
- the LOC131221321 gene encoding (RS)-norcoclaurine 6-O-methyltransferase-like, translated to MEEERGAQAQLWKHIYGFADSLTLKCAIDLGIADIIHKHGGPMTLQELASALPIPTVNIDHFYRIMRYLVHMKLFNLIIDGEKKYTLTPASKLLLKDQDKSLASFALLQYYEMGAWNYLSAAVEGKTTPWEKFHGVSYRDYFEKDKKANQLLSDAMTSHTSMVTAALVRGCQSSGILDGVRSLIDVGGSTGVAARAIAKAFPYIKCAVFDLPHVIATAPECAEVERIKGDMFASIPKTDVVFMKSVLHDWDDEDCIKILKKCKEAIPENGKLVIVDIVMDVQSTYEFTGARLGMEMDMLITVGGKERSEEEWRKLIETAGYSRYKITPIVAIESIIEVFP